A portion of the Paenibacillus sp. PvR098 genome contains these proteins:
- the gcvH gene encoding glycine cleavage system protein GcvH: MSEVKANVFYSKEHEWADISDSGTVRVGISDFAQCELGDIVFVEFPELGARVQAGDPMGTIESVKTVSDLFAPVSGIITKVNTSLLDQPELVNEQPYEGGWIVEMEWVQDAQEEMNGLLTAEQYKAFIDEHQ, translated from the coding sequence ATGAGCGAGGTTAAAGCGAACGTTTTCTACAGCAAGGAGCATGAATGGGCAGATATCAGCGATTCAGGGACGGTGAGGGTTGGCATAAGCGATTTCGCGCAATGCGAGCTCGGGGATATTGTGTTTGTTGAGTTCCCGGAATTAGGTGCGAGAGTTCAAGCCGGAGACCCCATGGGAACGATTGAATCGGTAAAGACCGTTTCGGATTTGTTTGCCCCTGTTTCGGGAATCATCACGAAGGTTAACACCTCTTTGCTGGATCAGCCTGAGCTTGTGAATGAGCAGCCGTATGAAGGCGGATGGATCGTCGAAATGGAGTGGGTTCAAGACGCTCAAGAAGAGATGAACGGGCTTCTAACCGCGGAGCAATACAAGGCATTTATCGATGAGCACCAATGA
- a CDS encoding GntR family transcriptional regulator translates to MIKVEAIKKVTATEQIMEQIAQSIISGELAAGEKLPNERLLAEQFGVARGRIREALRALSLIGLIHIKAGEGSFVKKQDEPISSETITWLFHNEIHHLDEVYAARKLIESEVYLTAAKEVKEPHFEELETILADLKEVRQKNDPEAFQKLLDRFDIFIGEICGNNIYYKLMQTVIHLRRETSIKLLLVPGAQTQSIENRTRLLLALRSGDVKQVQEASDYSFNRSKPFYKSIMDR, encoded by the coding sequence ATGATTAAAGTTGAGGCGATCAAAAAAGTTACCGCTACGGAGCAAATTATGGAGCAAATCGCTCAATCGATCATTTCCGGGGAGCTGGCGGCAGGGGAAAAGCTTCCGAACGAACGACTGCTTGCCGAACAATTCGGAGTAGCCAGAGGACGTATACGCGAAGCGCTGCGGGCCTTGTCCCTGATTGGCTTAATTCATATCAAAGCCGGAGAAGGCAGCTTTGTTAAAAAGCAGGACGAGCCTATTTCTTCGGAAACGATCACTTGGCTCTTTCATAATGAAATCCATCATCTGGATGAAGTCTATGCCGCCAGAAAATTAATCGAATCCGAAGTTTATCTGACTGCCGCCAAGGAAGTGAAAGAGCCCCATTTTGAAGAGCTGGAAACGATTTTAGCCGACTTAAAAGAGGTCCGTCAAAAAAATGACCCCGAAGCATTTCAAAAGCTGCTGGACCGATTTGATATTTTTATAGGTGAGATCTGCGGAAACAACATTTATTATAAACTGATGCAAACGGTTATCCATCTGCGCAGAGAAACGAGCATTAAGCTACTTCTTGTCCCTGGTGCCCAAACTCAAAGTATCGAAAACCGGACCCGTCTACTACTTGCACTCAGATCCGGAGATGTAAAGCAGGTGCAAGAAGCCAGTGACTATTCCTTCAACAGGTCCAAACCATTCTATAAATCCATCATGGATCGTTGA
- a CDS encoding bile acid:sodium symporter family protein, giving the protein MDKLNKLLEKSMPLLTPFSVLMGVALSGVLSAYTSWVPWIFAFMTFAGSLGMNVNDFRRVLLHPFPIFVFLIVLHIIMPLVAWTAGHLAFPGDPYTITGLILLMVIPTGIASMIWVSIYRGHTALTLTMILIDTLLAPLYVPYLMSLLVGEQVAINSWGMLNGLLWMIVLPSFLGMLLNQYTGGKVKVKWTPVLSPLSKISLGIIIAINSSVIAPVIQAWDWGIAYMITVCLVMVALGYIIGWGAARGMKLSRDLVVSMTFNCGMRNISAGAVLAIAYFPPAVAVPAVIGTLFQQLLASIFGSLLFRKAESSVVKEAAHGAKSA; this is encoded by the coding sequence ATGGATAAACTGAATAAACTGCTTGAAAAAAGTATGCCTTTACTTACCCCTTTCAGTGTGTTGATGGGTGTGGCTTTATCCGGCGTATTGTCCGCTTATACGTCTTGGGTGCCATGGATTTTCGCATTCATGACGTTCGCCGGCAGTCTGGGAATGAATGTTAATGATTTTCGGAGGGTGCTCTTGCACCCTTTTCCCATTTTCGTTTTTTTGATTGTTCTTCACATAATAATGCCTTTAGTGGCTTGGACTGCAGGACATCTGGCATTCCCTGGCGATCCTTATACCATTACGGGTTTAATTCTGCTGATGGTGATCCCTACGGGCATAGCCAGCATGATCTGGGTATCCATCTACCGCGGGCATACGGCGCTGACGTTAACGATGATTCTGATCGATACTTTACTTGCGCCGTTATACGTCCCGTACCTAATGTCCCTGCTCGTCGGGGAGCAGGTGGCGATTAACTCGTGGGGCATGCTAAATGGCCTGTTATGGATGATTGTGCTGCCTTCCTTTTTGGGTATGCTGCTCAATCAATATACAGGAGGGAAAGTTAAAGTGAAGTGGACTCCGGTGTTATCACCGTTATCCAAAATCAGCTTAGGGATTATTATTGCGATCAACAGCTCGGTGATTGCGCCAGTGATCCAGGCTTGGGATTGGGGGATTGCCTATATGATCACGGTCTGTCTTGTGATGGTCGCGCTTGGCTATATCATCGGCTGGGGAGCTGCCCGCGGTATGAAGCTTTCCCGGGACCTGGTCGTGAGCATGACGTTTAACTGCGGGATGAGAAATATCAGCGCCGGAGCGGTGCTGGCTATCGCGTATTTTCCGCCTGCTGTAGCGGTGCCTGCCGTTATCGGAACCCTATTTCAGCAGCTGCTTGCGTCGATTTTCGGGAGCTTGTTGTTCCGCAAGGCGGAGTCTTCTGTAGTGAAAGAAGCAGCACATGGAGCTAAATCGGCTTAA
- a CDS encoding MalY/PatB family protein, with translation MKYDFDRVIDRRNTNSYKWDQSHKLFGDHDILPLWVADMDFESPPAVRQALEARAAQGVYGYSIKNEAYVDSIVHWFQRRHGWTIEREWLSDVPSVVTTLSIAVDLFSEPGGSVILQSPVYYPFYDVIRMNGREVAKNPLVIRNGRYEMDYAHLEELMAGGAKLMLLCSPHNPGGRVWEREELLRLGELCLKHGVTVISDEIHCDLALPGHRHIPFASLSEELAQITLTALAPTKTFNLPGVQSSFIVTANAAMKRKFDYRVKTLSLHMTNFFTHEAVMAAYNEGEAWLDQLIEYTAGNVDYAIAYLAEHLPEVKPMRPDGTYLLWMDCRGLGLDIKGLKSLMFEKARVAFSEGSVFGTEAEGWLRINLACPRSLLEEALKRFCDAASGRTQ, from the coding sequence GTGAAATACGATTTTGACCGTGTGATCGATCGACGCAATACGAATTCCTACAAATGGGATCAATCCCACAAGCTGTTCGGAGATCATGACATTCTTCCCCTTTGGGTAGCCGACATGGATTTTGAAAGCCCGCCAGCCGTTCGGCAAGCGCTTGAAGCCCGGGCTGCACAAGGCGTTTACGGATATTCGATCAAAAACGAGGCTTATGTAGACTCTATTGTCCACTGGTTTCAACGTCGGCATGGCTGGACGATTGAGCGAGAATGGCTGAGCGATGTACCCAGCGTCGTCACTACTCTTAGCATTGCGGTAGATTTGTTCAGCGAGCCCGGAGGTTCCGTTATTCTTCAGTCTCCGGTCTACTACCCTTTTTACGATGTCATTCGAATGAATGGCCGCGAGGTAGCCAAAAACCCGTTGGTTATCCGTAACGGCAGGTACGAAATGGATTATGCCCATCTGGAGGAATTAATGGCGGGCGGGGCCAAGCTGATGCTGCTGTGCAGCCCGCATAACCCGGGCGGACGCGTCTGGGAGCGCGAGGAGCTGCTTCGTCTTGGGGAGCTGTGTTTGAAGCACGGGGTTACCGTCATTTCAGATGAAATTCATTGCGATCTCGCACTGCCTGGACACCGGCATATTCCGTTTGCCTCTCTATCGGAGGAACTCGCACAAATCACCTTGACCGCGCTCGCGCCAACGAAGACGTTCAATCTTCCGGGTGTCCAGTCCTCTTTCATTGTCACCGCCAACGCGGCAATGAAACGAAAATTCGATTACCGGGTCAAAACGCTCAGCTTGCATATGACGAATTTCTTCACTCATGAGGCTGTAATGGCCGCTTATAACGAAGGAGAAGCATGGCTCGATCAATTGATCGAATACACGGCAGGCAATGTGGATTACGCCATAGCTTATTTGGCGGAGCATCTGCCCGAAGTGAAGCCGATGCGTCCTGACGGGACCTACCTGCTGTGGATGGACTGCCGAGGCCTGGGCCTCGACATTAAAGGTCTCAAATCACTCATGTTCGAGAAAGCCCGCGTCGCCTTCAGCGAAGGCTCCGTCTTCGGCACGGAAGCGGAAGGCTGGCTGCGCATCAACTTGGCCTGCCCGAGATCGCTCCTGGAGGAAGCGCTGAAGCGCTTTTGCGATGCTGCTTCAGGCCGGACCCAATAA
- a CDS encoding GbsR/MarR family transcriptional regulator translates to MNNWVGMSEEQVGIIQKARKRVIESIGKNMDLYGVTLSSGHLYGMMFFQDKPMTLDEMGEGMGMSKTSMSTGVRTLTDLKMVHKVWEPGTRKDLYEVEPDWYQTFADYFAIKWRKQTEMNLQAVRKSLSELQRLKEAHQDIEELHKIVNTDIEKLQEAIRYYMWLGRLIDSFENGDIFSLVPKEETDKP, encoded by the coding sequence ATGAACAACTGGGTTGGCATGTCGGAGGAACAAGTCGGCATCATTCAAAAAGCCCGTAAACGCGTGATTGAATCGATCGGTAAAAATATGGACTTATACGGAGTTACGTTATCGTCCGGGCATTTATACGGTATGATGTTTTTTCAGGACAAGCCCATGACGCTCGATGAAATGGGCGAAGGCATGGGGATGAGCAAGACAAGCATGAGCACGGGTGTACGCACGCTCACGGATCTGAAGATGGTTCATAAGGTATGGGAACCGGGGACACGCAAAGATCTGTACGAAGTGGAACCCGACTGGTACCAGACCTTTGCGGATTACTTCGCCATTAAGTGGAGGAAACAAACGGAAATGAACCTTCAAGCGGTGCGCAAGTCACTTAGCGAACTGCAGCGGTTGAAGGAAGCGCACCAAGACATTGAAGAGCTGCATAAGATCGTCAACACGGATATCGAAAAGCTGCAGGAGGCCATCCGCTACTACATGTGGCTGGGGCGATTGATCGATTCCTTTGAGAACGGGGATATTTTCTCGTTAGTTCCTAAGGAAGAAACGGATAAACCATAA
- a CDS encoding glycine betaine/L-proline ABC transporter ATP-binding protein, translating into MIEVKDLIKIFGQQPEKALSLLEQGWSKKRIFTETKLTVGVNRASFTVKEGEIFVIMGLSGSGKSTLIRLLNRLIEPTGGSISFQGENIVEMSEDRLREFRRTSMSMVFQKFALFPHRTIAQNVEFGLEVQKIPAKIRREKAREALALVGLEEWENSYPDQLSGGMQQRVGLARALANSPQVLLMDEAFSALDPLIRKDMQEELRELQEKLKKTIVFITHDLNEALRIGDRIALMKDGSIVQIGTPEEIMISPANEYVERFIEDVDLSRVLTASHVMRRPETMVYDRGGPRVALELMRENGISNLFVVDNAKRLIGVLTAEDAARAIKENKGLDDIIIREVPTVTGDTLLNDLFELVSVSRVPVAVTSESGRLLGVIIRGAVLGALAGNHDRVRKAVSEDGA; encoded by the coding sequence TTGATTGAAGTAAAGGACCTGATTAAAATATTTGGGCAGCAGCCGGAAAAGGCGTTGAGCCTCCTTGAGCAAGGCTGGAGCAAAAAACGTATTTTTACCGAAACGAAGCTGACCGTCGGCGTGAACCGCGCCAGTTTTACAGTAAAAGAAGGGGAGATTTTCGTCATCATGGGGTTATCCGGCAGCGGTAAATCCACGTTGATCAGACTATTAAACCGACTGATTGAACCGACCGGGGGAAGCATATCTTTTCAAGGCGAAAATATCGTTGAGATGTCGGAGGACAGGCTGCGGGAGTTCCGGAGAACTTCGATGAGCATGGTGTTTCAGAAATTCGCACTGTTCCCGCACCGAACGATTGCACAGAATGTGGAATTCGGTCTTGAGGTACAGAAGATTCCCGCCAAAATTCGCAGAGAGAAAGCGCGGGAAGCTCTGGCTTTGGTCGGCCTTGAGGAATGGGAGAACAGTTATCCCGACCAGCTTAGCGGGGGAATGCAGCAGCGCGTAGGATTAGCCAGAGCGCTGGCCAACTCACCGCAGGTGCTGCTGATGGACGAAGCGTTCAGCGCGCTGGATCCTCTGATTCGCAAGGACATGCAGGAAGAGCTGCGGGAGCTGCAGGAAAAGCTGAAGAAAACAATCGTTTTCATTACGCATGATTTGAATGAAGCCCTGCGGATCGGAGACCGCATTGCTCTAATGAAAGACGGTTCGATCGTGCAGATCGGTACGCCAGAGGAAATTATGATATCGCCTGCTAACGAATACGTGGAGCGGTTTATCGAGGACGTGGACTTATCCCGCGTGCTAACGGCATCGCATGTGATGCGTAGACCCGAGACCATGGTCTATGATCGCGGCGGTCCAAGGGTGGCTCTGGAGCTCATGCGGGAGAACGGGATTTCAAACCTGTTTGTCGTTGACAACGCCAAGCGTTTGATCGGCGTACTGACAGCGGAGGATGCAGCCCGGGCGATTAAGGAAAACAAAGGGCTAGACGACATTATCATCCGTGAAGTGCCGACGGTGACTGGGGATACACTGCTGAATGACTTATTCGAGCTTGTCAGTGTCAGTCGCGTACCGGTAGCCGTTACCTCGGAAAGCGGCAGACTGCTTGGCGTGATCATCCGCGGCGCCGTGCTTGGAGCTTTGGCAGGAAATCACGACCGAGTACGAAAGGCGGTGAGCGAAGATGGTGCCTAA
- a CDS encoding proline/glycine betaine ABC transporter permease, with translation MVPKLPIAPAIERFVDWLGSTFEFFFDLISAIIGGTVDAFSWVFHFPPAIVFILLVAFWAYRSAGWMLGLFSLIGLLLVENLGFWDHTMDTLALVMTSALVSVVVGLPLGIWCARNNSVQNTVTPLLDFMQTMPAFVYLIPAVFFFGLGVVPGVIASVIFAVPPTIRLTNLGIRQVPFDLVEAADSFGSTPGQKLWKVQLPLAMPTLMAGINQTIMLSLSMVVIASMIGAQGIGADVYRAVTQLKIGEGFEAGIAVVILAILLDRLTQNIVKKKKGEGKH, from the coding sequence ATGGTGCCTAAGCTGCCAATTGCTCCCGCTATAGAGCGTTTTGTTGACTGGCTCGGATCTACCTTTGAATTTTTCTTTGATTTGATCTCCGCGATCATCGGTGGAACGGTGGACGCCTTCTCCTGGGTGTTTCATTTTCCGCCGGCTATCGTCTTTATTCTATTGGTAGCTTTCTGGGCTTACCGTTCCGCAGGCTGGATGCTGGGACTGTTCTCTCTTATCGGATTGCTGTTAGTCGAAAACCTGGGATTCTGGGATCACACGATGGACACGCTGGCGCTCGTCATGACCAGCGCGCTGGTTTCGGTCGTCGTGGGGCTGCCGCTGGGTATTTGGTGCGCGAGGAATAACTCGGTGCAGAATACAGTTACGCCGCTTCTGGACTTTATGCAGACCATGCCTGCGTTCGTCTATTTGATTCCTGCGGTTTTCTTTTTTGGCCTGGGAGTAGTGCCGGGTGTTATTGCCTCGGTCATTTTTGCGGTGCCGCCTACGATCCGGCTGACGAACCTCGGTATCCGCCAGGTTCCGTTCGATCTGGTAGAGGCCGCCGATTCGTTCGGTTCGACACCCGGCCAGAAGCTTTGGAAGGTACAGCTCCCACTGGCCATGCCTACATTGATGGCGGGCATAAACCAAACCATCATGTTGTCTTTGTCCATGGTCGTCATTGCATCGATGATCGGGGCTCAAGGAATCGGCGCAGACGTCTATCGTGCGGTGACTCAGCTCAAGATAGGCGAAGGCTTTGAAGCAGGAATTGCCGTTGTGATTTTGGCGATCCTTTTGGATCGCTTAACTCAAAATATAGTCAAAAAGAAAAAGGGAGAGGGTAAACATTGA
- a CDS encoding glycine betaine ABC transporter substrate-binding protein: MKKRTRNLMIMAACVLGISVLAAGCGQKDSGTASDSGSASVSVGDQVKYEIIGIDPGAGLMQATSKAMEEYGLTDWKLMEGSGAAMTAALEKAYKDQKPIIVTGWTPHWMFAKYDLKYLEDPKNVYGGDEQIHTIVRNGLKDEHPSAYAMLDRFEWTPDDMAKVMVDVQEGKKPEEAAAAWLNDNAAKADEWVKDLPKEEGKSLKLAYVAWDSEIASTNVVKQVLEARLGYKVDLLQVEAGPMWAGVAGGDADAIVAAWLPTTHKDYFDKFKDKLEDLGPNLNGTKIGLVVPQYMDINSIEDLKKTE, translated from the coding sequence TTGAAAAAGAGAACTCGTAATTTGATGATCATGGCTGCTTGCGTATTGGGAATATCGGTGCTGGCCGCCGGATGCGGACAAAAGGATTCTGGTACAGCTTCCGACTCCGGCTCGGCTTCGGTCTCTGTAGGAGATCAGGTCAAATATGAAATCATCGGGATTGATCCTGGAGCAGGCTTGATGCAGGCCACGAGTAAAGCAATGGAGGAGTACGGCCTCACGGACTGGAAACTGATGGAGGGCTCCGGGGCAGCCATGACGGCCGCACTTGAGAAAGCGTACAAAGACCAAAAGCCGATTATTGTAACGGGTTGGACGCCGCACTGGATGTTCGCTAAATATGATCTGAAATATCTTGAAGACCCGAAAAATGTATATGGTGGCGATGAGCAGATCCATACGATTGTCAGAAACGGGCTGAAGGATGAGCACCCATCTGCTTACGCTATGCTGGACCGTTTTGAGTGGACACCGGACGACATGGCGAAGGTGATGGTAGATGTACAGGAAGGCAAAAAGCCTGAGGAAGCCGCAGCCGCTTGGTTGAATGACAATGCTGCCAAAGCTGACGAATGGGTGAAGGATCTGCCTAAAGAGGAAGGCAAGTCGCTCAAGCTTGCTTACGTGGCTTGGGATTCCGAAATTGCCAGTACGAATGTCGTAAAGCAGGTGCTGGAGGCGAGACTGGGATACAAGGTCGATCTGCTGCAGGTTGAAGCCGGGCCGATGTGGGCTGGCGTAGCTGGAGGCGATGCGGACGCTATCGTTGCCGCTTGGCTGCCGACTACGCACAAGGACTACTTCGACAAGTTTAAGGATAAATTAGAGGACCTCGGTCCGAATTTGAACGGGACCAAGATCGGTCTAGTTGTGCCGCAGTATATGGATATCAACTCGATTGAAGATTTGAAAAAAACAGAATAG
- a CDS encoding histidinol-phosphatase, giving the protein MKFDLHTHHERCGHAVGTIRDYVEAGISHGLQVIGISDHSPYFASKADREQPGIAMAKSEFKRYADEVLKLKEEYRGRIDVLLGVESDFFPEHADVYRKVYEQYPLDYIIGSVHLSGGVSIFNKRRWNGLTDRQKVEQKELYYDLIEQSARSGMFQILGHIDAMRGFYPAFSDIQTDAVDRTLKAIGEVGIAIEINTSGKTKDCGGWYPIDPILERALHYGVKVTFGSDAHVPGRVGDDWDEVAARLKDIGFREWVYFKEKQMQKVPL; this is encoded by the coding sequence ATGAAATTCGATTTGCATACCCATCATGAACGCTGCGGGCATGCCGTCGGCACGATCCGCGATTATGTCGAAGCAGGCATCTCCCACGGCCTTCAGGTCATTGGGATTTCCGATCATTCGCCTTACTTTGCAAGTAAGGCGGACCGGGAGCAGCCGGGTATCGCGATGGCGAAGAGTGAGTTTAAGCGTTATGCAGACGAAGTCCTCAAGCTGAAAGAAGAGTACCGGGGACGCATCGATGTGCTCCTCGGGGTGGAGTCGGACTTTTTTCCGGAGCACGCAGATGTATACCGAAAGGTGTATGAGCAGTATCCGCTCGATTACATCATCGGCTCGGTCCATTTGTCAGGCGGAGTAAGCATCTTCAACAAAAGGCGCTGGAACGGGCTGACCGACCGGCAGAAGGTTGAGCAAAAAGAGCTGTATTACGACCTGATCGAACAATCCGCGCGCAGCGGCATGTTTCAGATTCTCGGCCACATTGACGCGATGCGAGGGTTCTACCCTGCGTTCTCGGACATCCAAACGGATGCGGTCGACCGAACCTTGAAAGCCATCGGCGAAGTCGGCATCGCCATCGAGATCAATACTTCCGGCAAAACGAAGGATTGCGGCGGCTGGTATCCGATCGATCCGATTCTGGAGCGGGCGCTGCATTACGGGGTGAAGGTCACCTTCGGGTCGGATGCCCATGTGCCCGGCCGAGTGGGTGACGATTGGGACGAAGTCGCCGCACGGCTTAAGGACATCGGCTTCCGTGAGTGGGTATACTTCAAAGAGAAGCAAATGCAGAAAGTTCCTTTATAG
- a CDS encoding LysR family transcriptional regulator, whose amino-acid sequence MNLNQLETLITISKTMSFRKAGELLNLTQPAVSAQIKSLEDEFKTVLIDRNQPVTLTDGGKVFLDHAEMILQTVEDLKQRLADLNQTPQGHIHLGTTTSIAIQILPRVLSYFQNQFPLIKTTIHSMTTSQIMQSVDNGTIDIGITYLFDKHPALESSVLYYDTFELVVSPDHPLAQYRHVPIERLHELPLIMLSPETAGRRFVDQILKQLHIVPQVVMELSSSEEVKRMVELNLGAAIISKLSIQSELRLGTLKMINVNELEISHPVGVVYKSGRYLSSALHQFLLDLKGMEEIQFIGSE is encoded by the coding sequence GTGAACCTCAACCAATTGGAAACGCTTATTACGATTTCCAAAACAATGAGCTTCCGTAAAGCAGGCGAGCTTTTGAATTTGACACAGCCTGCGGTGTCGGCGCAAATCAAGAGCCTCGAAGACGAGTTCAAAACAGTCCTTATCGACCGGAATCAGCCGGTAACCTTGACCGACGGCGGCAAGGTATTCCTGGATCATGCCGAGATGATATTGCAGACGGTGGAAGATTTGAAACAGCGGCTCGCCGATTTGAACCAAACGCCCCAGGGACACATTCACCTCGGAACGACGACGTCCATTGCCATTCAAATTTTACCAAGGGTTCTATCCTATTTTCAAAACCAATTTCCCCTGATCAAAACGACGATTCATTCCATGACGACATCGCAGATTATGCAAAGCGTGGATAACGGAACGATCGACATCGGCATTACGTATTTGTTCGACAAACATCCGGCGCTGGAAAGCTCCGTGTTGTATTACGACACGTTCGAGCTCGTTGTGTCCCCCGACCACCCGCTAGCCCAATACAGGCACGTCCCGATCGAAAGGCTGCATGAGCTGCCGCTCATTATGCTATCACCCGAAACAGCCGGACGGCGGTTCGTAGATCAGATTCTCAAGCAGCTTCATATCGTTCCTCAGGTCGTGATGGAGCTCTCCAGCAGCGAAGAAGTGAAACGGATGGTGGAACTTAATCTGGGAGCAGCCATCATTTCCAAACTTTCGATTCAAAGCGAGCTTCGGCTCGGCACACTGAAGATGATAAACGTCAACGAGCTGGAAATCAGCCACCCGGTCGGCGTGGTTTACAAATCCGGACGTTACTTGAGCTCGGCGCTTCATCAGTTCTTATTGGATCTCAAAGGTATGGAGGAAATTCAATTTATCGGATCGGAGTGA
- a CDS encoding MDR family MFS transporter: MQQTIHLNPLEDKSIAGRSLLITGLIIAMLFAALESTIVGTAMPRIVGELGGFSLMTWLTTAYMLTSTTVVPIAGKLADLLGRRAVYVTGLMIFMLGSMLCGLSQTMEQLIWFRALQGIGGGIMMPMAMIIIGDMFSGKQRAKWQGIFGGIFGLASVLGPQVGGWIVDSMNWHWIFFINLPVGIIATIFISMGLRGQPAQGPVKFDVPGMITMIVGVVTLLLALTFGGKEYAWTSWQIIGMFVVSAVSLFAFVRIESKTSEPILPVRLFKNRTFTVINSIGFLMSVGMFGAIMFVPLFMQGIVGISATDSGTVMTPLMLTMIAASIIGGQLVYKIGVKTQLITGMVVMAAGFLLLTTMNMDTTKLTASGIMMVLGLGMGLVMPLLTLTLQETFPKSELGVVTSSSQFFRQIGGTFGMTILGVVMNSRSDELLSSQLVPKLKQLPEQTAGIADQIIGTIHTNPQGLYSALLNPETLAQFPKALVDQMIPIVKSALVESLQSVFWFGLAFVLLGAFLTLFLGKIKLESHSMKAKAAETNAE; encoded by the coding sequence ATGCAGCAAACCATACATCTCAATCCATTGGAGGATAAATCGATAGCCGGCCGCAGTCTTCTGATCACAGGCTTGATCATCGCCATGCTGTTCGCAGCTTTGGAAAGCACAATCGTCGGAACGGCCATGCCGCGGATCGTCGGAGAGCTCGGAGGCTTCAGCTTGATGACCTGGTTGACGACGGCTTATATGCTCACATCAACCACTGTCGTCCCGATTGCCGGGAAGCTGGCCGACCTGCTTGGCCGTAGAGCGGTATATGTAACAGGTTTAATGATATTCATGCTGGGTTCCATGCTTTGCGGACTATCCCAAACCATGGAGCAGTTGATTTGGTTCCGTGCACTGCAAGGCATCGGAGGCGGTATCATGATGCCGATGGCCATGATTATTATCGGTGATATGTTTAGCGGGAAGCAGCGGGCCAAATGGCAGGGCATCTTCGGAGGAATTTTTGGCCTTGCCTCCGTCCTTGGTCCGCAGGTCGGCGGATGGATCGTCGATTCAATGAACTGGCACTGGATCTTTTTTATTAACTTGCCTGTCGGCATTATAGCAACGATTTTTATTTCGATGGGGCTCCGGGGTCAGCCGGCTCAAGGACCCGTCAAATTCGATGTGCCGGGCATGATTACGATGATCGTCGGTGTCGTCACACTCCTGCTGGCACTTACATTCGGGGGCAAGGAATACGCTTGGACATCCTGGCAGATCATCGGGATGTTCGTCGTTTCCGCCGTGTCCTTATTCGCTTTCGTACGGATAGAATCGAAAACAAGCGAGCCCATCCTACCGGTTCGTCTATTTAAAAACAGAACCTTCACCGTGATCAACTCCATCGGGTTTCTGATGAGCGTGGGCATGTTCGGAGCGATTATGTTCGTGCCTCTGTTCATGCAAGGTATAGTAGGAATCAGCGCTACGGACTCCGGTACTGTCATGACTCCGCTGATGCTCACGATGATCGCAGCAAGCATTATCGGCGGACAGCTAGTGTACAAAATTGGCGTGAAAACACAGCTGATTACCGGGATGGTGGTGATGGCCGCAGGCTTCCTGCTGCTTACGACGATGAATATGGATACGACCAAGCTGACCGCCAGCGGGATCATGATGGTGCTCGGTCTCGGAATGGGTCTGGTTATGCCCCTGCTGACGCTAACGCTGCAGGAAACCTTCCCGAAATCGGAGCTTGGAGTGGTTACGTCTTCCAGCCAATTTTTCCGACAAATCGGCGGAACGTTCGGTATGACGATTCTCGGCGTTGTGATGAACAGCCGATCGGATGAGCTGCTGTCATCGCAATTGGTACCCAAACTGAAGCAGCTTCCTGAGCAAACGGCGGGCATAGCGGATCAAATCATCGGAACGATTCACACCAACCCGCAGGGCTTGTATTCGGCGCTATTGAATCCTGAGACGCTGGCCCAGTTCCCGAAAGCGCTGGTCGATCAAATGATACCGATCGTCAAAAGCGCATTGGTCGAATCGCTCCAGTCCGTGTTCTGGTTCGGACTCGCTTTTGTCCTTCTCGGCGCCTTCTTAACGCTGTTCCTCGGCAAAATCAAATTAGAAAGCCACAGCATGAAGGCCAAAGCTGCGGAAACAAACGCAGAGTAA